In Pseudomonas coleopterorum, the genomic window CTGACCGCAATTGCTCAAGGCTACCGACATGGTGTGCCCGCCGGGCGTTTCCATGCGCCGAAAGGGGGCTGCCCTGAGTACCTCGCGCAAGGCCGGCAGGATCTCCTCAAGCCAGGGCAGGGCAAAGCCGCGCAGGACGAAGGTCTGCTCGCCCAAGGCCTCGCGGCGAGTGGGTTGCTGTGGATCGTCGAACAACGAGGACTGCATCGCTTTCAACCTTCGCCGCGCTGCCAGATCCCCCGGCCTTGCAGGCGCTGACGATCATGGGCCGCAGTGAAATCCTGCAGCGGCCCCTTGGGCACGATGCCCGTCGGATTGATGGTCGGATGGCTGGTGTAGTAATGGCCTTTGATGTGTTCGAAGTCGACCGTCTGGGCAATGCCGGGCCATTGGTACAGCTCGCGCAACCAGTTGGACAGGTTCGGGTAGTCGACGATGCGCCGCAGGTTGCATTTGAAATGCCCGTGGTACACCGCGTCGAAGCGGATCAGGCTGGTGAACAGCCGCCAATCGGCCTCGGTCAGGTACTCGCCGGTCAGGTAGCGTTGGGTGTCGAGGGTCGTTTCGAGGCGGTCGAGCTCGGCGAATACGTCATCGAAGGCGCTGGCATAGGCTTGCTGCGAGGTAGCAAAGCCGGCACGGTAGACCCCGTTGTTGACGTTGGGGTACACCGCTTCGTTGATGCGCTCGATGGCCGACTGCAGCGGTTCTGGATAGAGGTCCTGGCGGTTGCCGGTGATACCATCGAACGCACTGTTGAACATGCGAATGATCTCGGCCGACTCGTTGCTGACGATGCGATTCTGTTGCTTGTCCCACAGTACCGGCACCGTCACCCGGCCGGTGTACTGCGGATCGTCGCGGGTGTAGCGTTCATGCAGATACTGCACCGGCCCCAGGTGATCACCACTCGAACCGGTGTCGCTGTCGAACGTCCAGCCATGCTCGCCCATGTGCCAGCTCACCACCGATACGTCGATCAGCGTTTCCAAGGCCTTGAGCTTGCGTACGATCAAGGTTCGGTGGGCCCACGGGCACGCCAGCGAGACGTACAGATGGTAGCGGCCGGCCTCGGCCTTGAAGCCGCCTTCACCATCAGGCCCCGGCGCGCCGTCGTCCGTGACCCAATGGCGGCGCTTCGAAGTTTCACGCTCGAAGGCGCCGTCCTTGCTGCTTTCGTACCACTGGTCATGCCAGCGCCCTTCGATCAGCAAACCCATGTTCGTCTCCCCGATGCGTGTCCCCGAACTGTAGCACGGTGCCAACGTGTGCATTCAGGCGCACGGTCAGTACCGCTGCTACGGGATCGATCTACGCGGCCACGGCTTGGCAACCCCTGTAGCAGCGGCGCGAGCCGCGTCGGCGGTGCATGCGGTCTATCTGGCATGACCCAGCGCCCCTACAAGCGCTTCCTGCAAGCTTCCAGATCCCGCGCCGCCCACAGGGCGCGGGCTTCTTCGAACGCCTCTTCGTGGGAACTGCCCAATCCGCGCAGGGCCAGGGCCATGGTCGAGATCAATGCCAGTTCGCCGTAACTGTCCTGACGCTCGCCCTGCCAGAACTCGACCAGATGATGGCTTTCCAGGCTGGGCGGCTTGACGTGGCGCTGGGCGGCGAGGGCAGGCCATTCCTCGTCCCAGGGCAGGTGATCGCGGGTGCCATAGAGGTGGCTGGCGCTGTCCGGGTTGATCTCGATCTCGCCACCGTCGCCCTTGACCACGATCGCGGTGTCACCGAGCAAACCGCTGGCATCGCGGTGCACCGCCTGGTAGCCGGGGTGGAAGATGCTCTGCAGGCCACACTGCGCGCTCAACGGATTGAGAATCCGCGCCAGTGAATGAATGGGCGAACGCAGGCCCAGGCTGTTGCGCAGGTCGATCATGCGCTGCAGGGGCGCGGCCCAGTCCACCAGTGGCGCGAACGCCAGACCCTGTTGGTCCAGCGCCTGGCCTACCGCATCCCAGCCCCGGCACAAGGGAATGTTCAAGGTGCCGAGCAACTGCTCACTGTACAGTCGCCCGGCCGTGTGGGCGCCGCCGCCGTGCATGAAAATGCGCCGCCCGCTGGCGCCCAGGCACTTGGCGGCGAGCAGGTACCAGGGCAGGTGGCGCTTCTTGCCGGCGTAGGTTGGCCAGTCCAGATCGACGGCCAGGGCAGGCGCCTGCAAGCGCTCGCGCAGGGCAAGGGTAAATCCGGCCAGCTCCTCGGCACTTTCTTCCTTGTGCCGCAGCAGCATCAGGAACGCGCCCAGCTGCGCGTCTTCCACCTGGCCGTCGAGCAGCATGCCCATGGCTTCGCGGGCTTCTTCACCCGTGAGATTGCGCGCGCCGCGCTTGCCTTTGCCCAACGCCCGCACGAACTGGGAGAACGGATGTTCTTCGGGGGTTTCCAGGGTCAGTGCAGGGTAGTCGGTCATATGCAATTGGTCGGTTTGGGCAGGCCCGCCAGTTTCGCAGCGAGTTTGGCAGGAGTGCCGTTGAACAGGCGATTGAGGTGCAGGCTGTTGCCTTTTTCAGCGCCCAGTTGCTGCGCGACGTACTTGATCAGCGGTCGGGTAGCGGGCGAAAGCTGGTACTGCGCATAGAAGCTACGCAACAGTTCGATGATCTGCCAGTGCTCGGGGGTCAATTCAAGGCCTTCGGCACTGGCGAGGGCGGACGCAACCTCCGGGTTCCAGTCGTCGAGCGACGCCAGGTAGCCGTCCTGATCCAGCGCAATGTTCCGATTGGCGACGGTAAGCGTATTCATAGCCAGCTGTTGACCTTGTCATAGGCCAGGGTCAATTCGACGAACCCGGGGTAGTCGAGCAGTTCCACGGCGGGGTTGCCTGGCAGCGCTCGTGCTCGTGCGTCTTCGGCCAGGGCGAACACCACGACCTCGGCGCCGGATAGCGATGCCCAGGGCTCGCTGCCTGGTGTGAGGGCGTAGACCGCATCGCCAGTGAGCAGGATGGCGTCGTCGTGGCCCAGCAGGCGTAGGCAGCTGGGCAGGCGCTGGTCGCTGAACGGCGAATGCGACAGTACGTGAAGGGTACTCATTACAGGGTCACCACCAGGTCGAAGCGCGGCAGCAGCTCGCGCAGTTGCTCATCCGTTTGCGTCTGCGCGGCGACGGCCAGCGCAGCATGTGACAGGCCACGGCGGGCCAGGCTGGGGGCGCAGACGAACAACTCGTCGACACCGAACAACGGCAGCGCCTGCAGGTTGGCGGCGAGGTTCTTCTGTTGCACGGTATCGGGTGCCTGGGCGTCCGCCACTTGGTAGACCCCGTCGTCGAGAAACAGCATCGAAACCGGCAGGTCGTAGGCGCCGCCGGCCAGGGCGATGTCCAGGGCCTCGCGAGCGGCAGGGCCGGCCCATGGCGCCTGACGGCTGATGATCAACATGGATTTGGCCATTTCAATGACCTCCGAAGCTGACGAGCCGGTCTGCTTGCTGGGCGGCTTCGTGCAACTGTCCCAGCCCGGACAGCTGCCAGGGTTCGGTCAGGTTGGCGGCCGGACGTTGATAGCGGCGTGCTTCTTCTTCATTCAGGACGCCGCGTCGCAGGGCGGCGGCGATGCAGACCACCGCATCGACCTGGTGCTCGATGATGAAGGCGCGCCATTGCGCGGCCGTGTCGAATTCGTCTTGCGGGGTCACGACATTGCCGGACGCCGCGTGCACGCCGTCCTGATAGAAAAACACCCGCAGCAGTTGATGGCCCTGGGCCAAGACCGCCTGGGCGAACAGCAGCGCCCGCCGCGAGGCCGGCGAATGGGCGGGCGAGTAGACAGCGATGGCAAACTTCATGGGCGGCTCTGATGTGGAACTGTGGCCATGATAAAGGCTGCCTCTGCAAAAAGCCTAGCGACAAGCGCTGCACGGAGAATCCGCAAATACACGCAGCCCCCGGACGCGGCTCGCGCCGCTGCTACAGGGGTACGCGGTCGCTGTAGCAGCGGCGCAAGCCGCGTCGGCGGCGTATGCGGTGTGCCTGGATGAACGCGGTGAGGCCGGAACAGAGGTACGCGGTCGTCGTAGCAGCGGCGCAAGCCGCGTCGGCGGCGTATGCGGTGTGCCTGGATGAACGCGGTGAGGCCGTAACAGAGGTACGCGATCGGTGTAGCAGCGGCGCAAGCCGCGTCGGCGGTGTATGCGGTGTGCCTGGATAAACGCCGTGAGGCCGGAACAGAGGTACGCGATCGCTGTAGCAGCGGCGCAAGCCGCGTCGGCGGTGTGACAGCGTGCCGCAGTGTCGCCGCGCAGCGCTCTGGCCCGCAGGATGGCGGGCGTTTGCTGTCAAAGTCGTCATACCTCTTCATGTCGGCACGGTTTACAGCGCCCGCCAAGCTGCCTAAAATTCGTCCAAAGTGTTGGGATCTATTCGGTTCACAGCACGCTACCTATAAAAAAAGCCCGTCAAAGACGGGCTTTTTGCGTTTCTGATGCGCACTCATCGCTATCCGCCACCCACCGAGGCCTTTTTTCCATGCTCCGCCTGTTGCTGCTGTTGCTGTCCTATTGCTACAAACGCGTCACCACCAGCCTTGCTTCCATGCGTGATCAACGCATCGACAACGGCTACTCCACGTTCGAAGAAGTCGACGAAAGCGGACGCTGGTCCTGGCTGACGCTGCTGACCATCGCCGTGTTGAGCTTCTATATCCTCGGCAGCCTCGGCTTCTACGCCAAGGTACACATCTGGGACGCGCTGTCCGAAGACCAGAAGAGCATGGTCATCGAGTCGATGGCCGCCAACCAGCAGATGCTCTGAGTTGCGATCAGCGCTGCACCAACGGCTGCAGCGGATAGACACGATTGCGGCCCGAGGTCTTGGCCCGGTACAGCGCCTGGTCCGCGGCTTCGACCAGGTTCTGGGCACGCGCGTCCGGATCGTTGTTGCGCCACACGTGCACGCCGGCACTGATGGTCACGATGCCCAGATCGCTCCCAGCATGGGCAATGGCCAGTGCGCGCACGGCCAACAGCACCTTTTCAGCGACCTGCCAGGCCCCGGTTTCATCGCTCTCGGGCAGCAGCACCAGTATCTCCTCGCCGCCGTAGCGCACCACCAGGTCGCCTGACCGCCCCACGCAGCTCAGCACTGCCTGACCCACCGCCTTGATGCATTCGTCACCGGCGGGATGGCCATACAGGTCGTTGAAACGTTTGAAGTGATCGATGTCGAGCATGATGACCCCGAGCGGGCGAGCGTTGCGTCGAGCCCGGCCAATCTCGTCAGGCAGCGCCGCATCCAGTTGCCGGCGGTTCGCCAGGCCGGTCAAGCCGTCCTGCATCGCCAGCTTCTGCAGCGCGGCATGGGCATTGCGCAGTTCCGCCTCGGTACGCAGTCCATGGCGGATCTGCCGGATCAGGGTCATGGCGCAGAGCGCCAGGGCCATGCCAACCACCAGCACGAACGCAGCCGAGCGCAGCAAGTTCTCATACCAGCTGGCCAACAGGGCAGCCTTGGATTCAGCGGTCTCCAGCACCAGCGGGTAGGTGCGCAAGGCATGGTAGCTGTACATGCGCTCCACATCGTCCACCAGCGAGCGCTGCAGCAATGTGCCGTGATCGGCCTGAGGCAACATCTCGCTGAAGATCCTGCCCTTGGCCACGCTGCTGCCGATGACGTTCTCGTCGAACGGTCGGCGCAGCAGCAGGGTGCCATCCCTGAGCAGCAGGGCGATGACGCCGCGCTCGTCCAGATCGAAGCCTGCATAGAATTGATTGAAATAGTCCACTTTCAAGGTCGCCAGCACGACACCGGCGAACCTGCCGTCGGCGCCGGTCAAGCGCCGCGACACGGGAATCACCAAGGCGTTGGTGGAACGGCTGCGAATCACCGGGCCCACATGCACGCCAGGGTCTGGACTGCCCTGGTGGTAGCGAAAGTAGTCGCGATCAGCATTGTTCATTCCTGGCGGATCGACCGCGTTGGAGCTGGCGACCCAACGGCCATCGCTGTCGTAGATGAACAATCCCTGCAATTGAGGCAGCGAGCGTGTCCACCCCTGCATCAGGTGGCGCAGCCGCTGCACTTGAAGGGGTGCGGTGCCGTCCACCTGAATCCGCTCGATCAGCCCCAGCAGTACGGTATCCGATTGCTTGATGGTGTCTTCGGCATGCTGAGCCAGGGAGCGGGCCAGGTTCGAGGTGGTGATCTCGCTGACCCGTAAGGCCTGTGCTCGCGCAGTCAAGGTCTGCCAGGCGTCCAGGACGATGAGCGAGACCACCACCAGCCCCACGAACAGGATCGCCATGCGCTGCGCCGAACTGTTGGACTTCGAGGCGATTCGATACTGCGCTTCATCTGCCATCAGCGGCTTCTTTCTGGGCGTGTACCTGCAGTCTAGTGGGTTACGCTCGGCACACAACCATTGGCTGCGCTGCACGCCTGGCCGGTGCCTGCGGTTGTCATTACCTCAGGGCAGGTTG contains:
- a CDS encoding glutathione S-transferase family protein; protein product: MGLLIEGRWHDQWYESSKDGAFERETSKRRHWVTDDGAPGPDGEGGFKAEAGRYHLYVSLACPWAHRTLIVRKLKALETLIDVSVVSWHMGEHGWTFDSDTGSSGDHLGPVQYLHERYTRDDPQYTGRVTVPVLWDKQQNRIVSNESAEIIRMFNSAFDGITGNRQDLYPEPLQSAIERINEAVYPNVNNGVYRAGFATSQQAYASAFDDVFAELDRLETTLDTQRYLTGEYLTEADWRLFTSLIRFDAVYHGHFKCNLRRIVDYPNLSNWLRELYQWPGIAQTVDFEHIKGHYYTSHPTINPTGIVPKGPLQDFTAAHDRQRLQGRGIWQRGEG
- a CDS encoding glycosyl transferase family protein — its product is MTDYPALTLETPEEHPFSQFVRALGKGKRGARNLTGEEAREAMGMLLDGQVEDAQLGAFLMLLRHKEESAEELAGFTLALRERLQAPALAVDLDWPTYAGKKRHLPWYLLAAKCLGASGRRIFMHGGGAHTAGRLYSEQLLGTLNIPLCRGWDAVGQALDQQGLAFAPLVDWAAPLQRMIDLRNSLGLRSPIHSLARILNPLSAQCGLQSIFHPGYQAVHRDASGLLGDTAIVVKGDGGEIEINPDSASHLYGTRDHLPWDEEWPALAAQRHVKPPSLESHHLVEFWQGERQDSYGELALISTMALALRGLGSSHEEAFEEARALWAARDLEACRKRL
- a CDS encoding TusE/DsrC/DsvC family sulfur relay protein, with translation MNTLTVANRNIALDQDGYLASLDDWNPEVASALASAEGLELTPEHWQIIELLRSFYAQYQLSPATRPLIKYVAQQLGAEKGNSLHLNRLFNGTPAKLAAKLAGLPKPTNCI
- the tusB gene encoding sulfurtransferase complex subunit TusB; the encoded protein is MSTLHVLSHSPFSDQRLPSCLRLLGHDDAILLTGDAVYALTPGSEPWASLSGAEVVVFALAEDARARALPGNPAVELLDYPGFVELTLAYDKVNSWL
- the tusC gene encoding sulfurtransferase complex subunit TusC, with translation MAKSMLIISRQAPWAGPAAREALDIALAGGAYDLPVSMLFLDDGVYQVADAQAPDTVQQKNLAANLQALPLFGVDELFVCAPSLARRGLSHAALAVAAQTQTDEQLRELLPRFDLVVTL
- the tusD gene encoding sulfurtransferase complex subunit TusD — protein: MKFAIAVYSPAHSPASRRALLFAQAVLAQGHQLLRVFFYQDGVHAASGNVVTPQDEFDTAAQWRAFIIEHQVDAVVCIAAALRRGVLNEEEARRYQRPAANLTEPWQLSGLGQLHEAAQQADRLVSFGGH
- a CDS encoding sensor domain-containing diguanylate cyclase, encoding MADEAQYRIASKSNSSAQRMAILFVGLVVVSLIVLDAWQTLTARAQALRVSEITTSNLARSLAQHAEDTIKQSDTVLLGLIERIQVDGTAPLQVQRLRHLMQGWTRSLPQLQGLFIYDSDGRWVASSNAVDPPGMNNADRDYFRYHQGSPDPGVHVGPVIRSRSTNALVIPVSRRLTGADGRFAGVVLATLKVDYFNQFYAGFDLDERGVIALLLRDGTLLLRRPFDENVIGSSVAKGRIFSEMLPQADHGTLLQRSLVDDVERMYSYHALRTYPLVLETAESKAALLASWYENLLRSAAFVLVVGMALALCAMTLIRQIRHGLRTEAELRNAHAALQKLAMQDGLTGLANRRQLDAALPDEIGRARRNARPLGVIMLDIDHFKRFNDLYGHPAGDECIKAVGQAVLSCVGRSGDLVVRYGGEEILVLLPESDETGAWQVAEKVLLAVRALAIAHAGSDLGIVTISAGVHVWRNNDPDARAQNLVEAADQALYRAKTSGRNRVYPLQPLVQR